The window CGATCTCGCCTGGCTTCCACTGGAATTTCTTCAGGAACGCCACCACCGCCGGCGCCTTCTTGTTGAGATCCGGGTTGATCACGCTATCCACGTGCTCCGCACCGCCGAAGACCTTCTTGGGATCGTCGAGGAATTTCAGCTTCCACTTCGCGAACATCCAGTGCGGTGCCCAACCGGTCACGATAATCGGCTTGTTGGCGTGGATTTCCCGGGCCAATTCCGAGGTCATCGCGCTGCCCGAGCTCGGCATCAATTGATAGTTGAGGTTGTACGCCTTGATCGCCTCGTCCGTTTTCTTCATCACGCCGGCACCGGCATCGATACCCACGATGCGGCCGCCGAAGTCGGCCTGGTGTCCGGCCAGCTCCGGAATGCTATTTTCCGGCAGGTCCGCCGGCACGATCAGGCCAATCTTCGCATCCTGGAAGTTCGCGCCCACGTCTTCGACCTTCGACTTGAACTGGTCGTAGTACGCGGCGTGCGTGACCGGCAGCCATGCTGAGAGCGTCGCGTCGAGGTCGCCGCGCGCAACGCCCTGCCACATGATGCCCGCCGCGACCGGCACCAGTTGCACCTGGTAGCCGAGCTTCTGCTCGATGACGCGCGCGGCGACGTTCGACGTCGCGACGCTATCGTCCCAGCCTTCGACGTAGCCGATCTTCAGCGTCGGCTTGCCGTCGGCGAATGCCGGCGCGCTCAACGCCACCATCGCCGACAACGCGCCGGCCCACAACAGTTTTCCCAAAAGCTTCATGGTCAATCTCCTCTTGATAGGGCTGATGCCCCGTTGCCTGACTAGGTTCTTCCGCCGTAAATCGGCGGTATCGTTGTTATGCGACACATGTTTATCCTGGAGCGACTTCCCGCAGCGACGTCCCGGCTATTTGTCGACGACAAGATCGGTGAGCGGCTTGCTGCAGCAAAGCAGCACCATCCCCTGATCGATCTCACGCTGACGGATTCCGCCGTTGTGCTTCATCTCGACCTGCCCCGACACGAGCTTCACCTTGCAGGTGCCGCACATGCCCTGCGTGCACGACGCCGGCAGCCGCACGCCTGACTGGCGCGCCGCGTCGAGCACGTGCTGCTCCGAGCCGCAAGCGATCTCGCGGTTGCTCTTCGCGAAGCTGACCGTGAACTGCGTCGTCGCGGCATCGCCGTCCGCTGCGGGCGCGAGCTCGGCGAGCCGTTCGTCGCCGGCGGTTTGCGCGAGCGTCTCGAACGAAAAGCTTTCTTCGTGGTACTGGCTGCGGTCGAAGCCCGCTTCGTCGAGCAGGTCGCGCACCGCCTTCATGTACGGCGCGGGGCCGCACGTAAAGATTTCGCGCTCCATGAAGTCCGGTGCGATCAGCTTCAGCAGCGGTAGCGACAAAAAGCCCGTGACGCCCGGCCAGTTCGTGCGCGCGCCGACTCGCTCGACAACGAACGAAGTGCGGAAATTCGTGTGGTTAGACGCGATCAGGTCGAGCTCACGCGCGAAGATGATGTCGTCCGGCGTGCGCGCGCTGTGCACGAACACGATGTCGCGGTCCTCGGCGAGATCGTGGTGTGCGCGGCTCATCGACATCAGCGGCGTGACGCCGGAGCCGGCGGACAGGAACAAGTACTTGCGCGCCGGGTGCCGCGCGCAGGTGAACTCACCCGCCGGACCGAGCACGCGGATCGACGCCCCCGGCTGCAGGTAGTCGTGCAGCCAGTTCGACACCTTGCCGTCCGGCACGCGCTTGACCGTGATCGAGATCGTGTGCGGACGCGCGGGCGACGACGAGATCGTGTAGCAGCGGTTGATCGTCTCGCCGTCGATGTCCAGTTCGAGCGTGATGAACTGCCCCGGCTGGAACGAGAACGCACGGCCTTGCGCCGACCGGAAAAAGAAGCTCTTCACATCGTGCGTTTCCTGCCGCACGTGGCAGCACACCAGCGTTTCCTCGACGTCGCTCGTCCAACGCTCCGGAAGGGCGTTCCAGAACGCGGGGCGCGTCACTCGGCTCTCGGACGGCTCGAAATTCGCCGCATCTCGCATCATGCAATACTCCGGTTCACTGGCTTAACGCGATGCCTCGATCTGCTCGGCGAGCCGGGCGATGTACCACGCTGCGAATTTTTCGACGAGACCTTCTGTGAATGGGGAGTACGGGCCCGGCTCGTACGCGCTGCTCGCGGACCCGCTCTGCGAGAACTCGACGAGCGCGCGGTCCTGGTCGTTGGTCGCATTCCAGACCGCCGTGAGGTTTTTGACGTCGTAATCGACGCCTTCGACGGCATCCTTATGCACGAGCCATTTCGTGCGCACGAGCGTCTCGCCGGCCGACAGCGGAATCGTCGAGAACGTCACGATGTGATCGCTCATGAAGTGATTCCACGAGTTCGGCTGCGTCCAGAACGACAGGCCGCCGAGGTCGGCCTGCTTGAATTCGCCGAGCAGCTTCTTCGACGCGACTTTCGCATCGAGCGTCTGTGATTCGCCGCTACGGTCGAGCGGCAGGCGCTGCGCGCGGAAGCCGGTCGTGTCGAGCAGCCTGTCGATCTCGGCCGACGGCAGGCCCATCTCCGCCCATTCCTTGCCGCGCGTGATGCAGGTCTCCACAAAGGCGTCCATGGCCTCGGCGTTGGCTGCCGAGCGCTGATAGCCAAACCCGTATTCGTAGAGCGAAATCGTCAGCTCCGGGTGGTTCGCGACGCAGTGATAGCACTCACGGTTGTTTTCGAGCGTGAGCTTCCAGTTGCCTTTTTCGATGATGTCGACCTGCGCGGCGATCTTCGTGCTGGGCAGATGATGCGGCAGCAGATACGGCTCCATCGCCGCGCGCATCGCAGAGAAATCGGGCGGATTTTCTGCGAGGCAGACGAAGATCAAGCCCGCGAGATTCTGCACGTGAACGGACTTCAGGCTGTGCTTGCAGCGATCGAACTGCTCGCCCATATGCTCGGCGAACATCAACTGGCCGGTCAGGTTGTAGGTCCAGCTGTGGTACGGGCACACGATGTTGCCGACCGAGCCTTTATCTTCGTTGCAAAGACGTGCGCCGCGATGGCGGCAGACGTTGTGAAACGCGCGGATCTGCATGTCGTCGTCGCGCACGATCAGAATGGAGTCCTGACCGAGTTCGACCGTGACATAGTCGCCCGGCTCGGGCACGTCGGGCTCGACCGCCACCTGGATCCAGTGCTGGCGGAAAATCGCCTCCATGTCGAGCGCGAAGATCTCTTCGCTGTGATAGAAAGGCGCCTCGAGGCTGAAACTCTCCTTGCGCCGCTCGATCAGCGCACGAATGTCTGCCGATACTTTCATCGTTTGCTCCGGAATTCTTGCTTGCGGACAGGCATTGAACAGAAAAATCAATAATCGATGAGTTGATGCTCCCGCAAATACGCGAGGATCACTTGTGCTTTTTCGACCGAACTCCCGTCAATTACGACGCTCCCGCCTCGGCTTTCGGTCGTTGTCGCCGACAGCATCCGGGCATGCCCGGAGCGCTTCTCCGCGGCGGCCAGCTTGACGGGTTTGCGCTCGATCGGGCCCGCGGTCCACGCGGCCGCTTCGCCGTCCTTGCCGGGCGACACGCGCACCGGGCGGACCGTGCCCGACTTGAGCCGCGCATAGGCGTAGCGCGGCTGCGTATTCGCGAGCGGATGCACGGCGACGACCGCAGGCAGCGTCGCATCGACGCGGCGCCGCAGGCCTTTCGGCAAGAACTGCCGGACCGCCACGCGTCCTGCGTCGATCGACACGTCGACGGCCGATCCGACGAGCGGATAGCCGAGCGTTGCGGCGACGCGATACGGCAGCATCCCGGTGTCGTACGCACCCTCGGCTCGCGTGCCGGTCAGCACGAGGTCGTAGCCTTCGATGCGCGCCGCGAGCGCATTCGCGGCATCGTCGCCGTCGCGGCATGTCAGCACCTCGACCTCGTGCGCGCCGAGCG is drawn from Trinickia violacea and contains these coding sequences:
- a CDS encoding glycine betaine ABC transporter substrate-binding protein, with product MKLLGKLLWAGALSAMVALSAPAFADGKPTLKIGYVEGWDDSVATSNVAARVIEQKLGYQVQLVPVAAGIMWQGVARGDLDATLSAWLPVTHAAYYDQFKSKVEDVGANFQDAKIGLIVPADLPENSIPELAGHQADFGGRIVGIDAGAGVMKKTDEAIKAYNLNYQLMPSSGSAMTSELAREIHANKPIIVTGWAPHWMFAKWKLKFLDDPKKVFGGAEHVDSVINPDLNKKAPAVVAFLKKFQWKPGEIDSVMLAVENGAKPEAAADKWIADHPDRVNAWVAGAQ
- a CDS encoding hybrid-cluster NAD(P)-dependent oxidoreductase, whose protein sequence is MMRDAANFEPSESRVTRPAFWNALPERWTSDVEETLVCCHVRQETHDVKSFFFRSAQGRAFSFQPGQFITLELDIDGETINRCYTISSSPARPHTISITVKRVPDGKVSNWLHDYLQPGASIRVLGPAGEFTCARHPARKYLFLSAGSGVTPLMSMSRAHHDLAEDRDIVFVHSARTPDDIIFARELDLIASNHTNFRTSFVVERVGARTNWPGVTGFLSLPLLKLIAPDFMEREIFTCGPAPYMKAVRDLLDEAGFDRSQYHEESFSFETLAQTAGDERLAELAPAADGDAATTQFTVSFAKSNREIACGSEQHVLDAARQSGVRLPASCTQGMCGTCKVKLVSGQVEMKHNGGIRQREIDQGMVLLCCSKPLTDLVVDK
- a CDS encoding aromatic ring-hydroxylating oxygenase subunit alpha, with protein sequence MKVSADIRALIERRKESFSLEAPFYHSEEIFALDMEAIFRQHWIQVAVEPDVPEPGDYVTVELGQDSILIVRDDDMQIRAFHNVCRHRGARLCNEDKGSVGNIVCPYHSWTYNLTGQLMFAEHMGEQFDRCKHSLKSVHVQNLAGLIFVCLAENPPDFSAMRAAMEPYLLPHHLPSTKIAAQVDIIEKGNWKLTLENNRECYHCVANHPELTISLYEYGFGYQRSAANAEAMDAFVETCITRGKEWAEMGLPSAEIDRLLDTTGFRAQRLPLDRSGESQTLDAKVASKKLLGEFKQADLGGLSFWTQPNSWNHFMSDHIVTFSTIPLSAGETLVRTKWLVHKDAVEGVDYDVKNLTAVWNATNDQDRALVEFSQSGSASSAYEPGPYSPFTEGLVEKFAAWYIARLAEQIEASR
- a CDS encoding electron transfer flavoprotein subunit beta/FixA family protein, which codes for MNTPRLLKRIAVLVSVGRHPVSGTARYSRNDAVALEIGRTLADRHHAQLDVIHAGDPITPALADYLALGAHEVEVLTCRDGDDAANALAARIEGYDLVLTGTRAEGAYDTGMLPYRVAATLGYPLVGSAVDVSIDAGRVAVRQFLPKGLRRRVDATLPAVVAVHPLANTQPRYAYARLKSGTVRPVRVSPGKDGEAAAWTAGPIERKPVKLAAAEKRSGHARMLSATTTESRGGSVVIDGSSVEKAQVILAYLREHQLIDY